One genomic window of Candidatus Eremiobacteraceae bacterium includes the following:
- a CDS encoding diguanylate cyclase has translation MPRTGHALSSLRGEAERLLAGAIELFVAEPMTTLAVDETARMLGASAAGTAEALDTLARLGIAQARTMHDGGVAYQFRLADSFLDVLERLTRFYTEQLESVAISPERALLSSGEAVAELATVRALRARVASLETANTLLQRKNLELSFLYNASMLLASSIEPMTLAQGVLDAVGAATNLKARAYFVALVEQGMLTFQGGLNIDKRAAEAFLTRHAALIDAAIEKGSLISMPRQGRVGRTPEPPFVVLPLSSGAAGRGHGCIAITDISDEGLGSDDLRVLMQLAEMAGRSLDNAEIFTQSVSIGSTDELTGAHNRRYLFRRLAEEITRSRQSGTPLSVFIFDIDHFKDVNDRYGHPEGDRMLKEIAALAMRTVRDIDLVARLGGEEFAVILPGTNVADGLAIAERVRIAIARLRHVTQTGVPVATAISCGVAGLDENRQTPAQLLAAADACLLEAKRAGRNRSIAAG, from the coding sequence ATGCCGCGCACGGGCCATGCGCTGTCCAGCCTCCGCGGCGAGGCAGAACGGCTGCTCGCCGGCGCGATCGAACTGTTCGTCGCAGAGCCGATGACCACGCTGGCCGTCGACGAGACCGCGCGCATGCTCGGCGCATCGGCCGCGGGAACGGCCGAGGCGCTCGACACGCTCGCGCGGCTGGGCATCGCGCAGGCGCGCACAATGCACGACGGCGGCGTCGCGTATCAGTTCCGGCTGGCAGACAGCTTCCTCGACGTGCTCGAGCGGCTCACGCGCTTCTACACCGAGCAGCTCGAATCGGTCGCCATCTCGCCCGAGCGCGCGCTGCTCTCGAGCGGTGAAGCCGTCGCGGAGCTCGCCACGGTGCGCGCGTTGCGCGCGCGCGTGGCGAGTCTCGAGACCGCGAACACGCTGCTGCAGCGCAAGAACCTCGAGCTTTCCTTCTTGTATAACGCGAGCATGCTGCTCGCGAGCTCGATCGAGCCGATGACGTTGGCGCAAGGGGTGCTCGACGCGGTCGGCGCGGCGACGAACCTGAAGGCGCGAGCGTACTTCGTGGCGCTTGTCGAGCAAGGCATGCTGACGTTCCAGGGCGGGCTCAACATCGACAAACGCGCCGCCGAAGCGTTCCTGACGCGTCATGCCGCGCTCATCGACGCCGCGATCGAGAAAGGCTCGTTGATCTCGATGCCGCGCCAGGGACGCGTCGGGCGCACGCCCGAGCCGCCGTTCGTCGTGCTGCCGCTCTCCAGCGGCGCGGCCGGGCGAGGCCACGGCTGCATCGCCATCACCGACATCTCGGACGAGGGTTTGGGCAGCGATGACCTGCGCGTCTTGATGCAGCTGGCCGAGATGGCGGGCCGCAGCCTCGACAACGCCGAGATCTTCACGCAAAGCGTCTCGATCGGCTCGACCGACGAGCTCACCGGTGCGCACAACCGGCGCTATCTGTTCCGCCGCCTGGCAGAGGAGATCACCCGCTCGCGCCAGAGCGGCACGCCGTTGTCCGTGTTCATCTTCGACATCGATCACTTCAAAGACGTCAACGACCGCTACGGCCACCCCGAGGGCGATCGCATGCTCAAGGAGATCGCGGCCCTCGCGATGCGCACGGTGCGCGACATCGATCTGGTGGCGCGTCTGGGCGGCGAGGAGTTCGCCGTCATCCTGCCGGGCACCAACGTCGCCGATGGGCTGGCGATCGCCGAGCGGGTGCGCATCGCCATCGCGCGCCTGCGCCACGTCACCCAGACGGGCGTGCCGGTCGCGACCGCGATCTCGTGCGGCGTCGCGGGGCTTGACGAAAACCGCCAGACGCCGGCGCAATTGCTGGCGGCGGCGGATGCGTGTCTGCTGGAAGCCAAACGCGCGGGGCGCAACCGGTCGATCGCCGCGGGTTGA
- a CDS encoding AI-2E family transporter, protein MISAQGGGAINWRVVGRFAAIAISLAIVLYVLSLIPKTVEVFVVAILIAYGLNPIVRRLSRRMPRAVAIVVVYTALTLVAAIFFLLIIPATLDQFQVVFANTPAYIDLARGFIDAVQLWLKHHLGSLVATNQISQIEATNMGRLSTTLEGAFGSISAVLVGIGGTLVVLIFGVVLSYFLLANSEAIRDSFQSLFPDRLQAQARYFAREVGRVVGGFIVGQLILVAIAFALTYLALLVIRSPFALLLSVIAGVCYAIPYIGVVVASAAGFLLGALTSWKVGIVVALIIMGASKITDFLVPKVMGDSVGVSPIAIIFAVFAGGELFGLWGLLLAIPAAALFKVIWTLWLHPWLTGRPVAIPDEPAEPVAAATVDQPSVPARSAVSPTA, encoded by the coding sequence ATGATCTCTGCGCAGGGCGGAGGCGCCATAAATTGGCGCGTCGTCGGCCGTTTCGCGGCGATCGCCATTTCGCTGGCGATCGTGCTCTACGTGCTCAGTCTGATCCCGAAGACGGTCGAAGTGTTCGTCGTCGCGATCCTGATCGCGTATGGACTGAACCCGATCGTGCGCCGGCTCTCGCGCCGCATGCCCAGAGCCGTCGCGATCGTCGTCGTCTATACGGCGCTCACGCTGGTCGCGGCCATCTTCTTCCTGCTCATCATCCCCGCCACGCTCGACCAGTTCCAGGTGGTGTTCGCCAATACGCCGGCCTATATCGACCTGGCACGCGGCTTCATCGATGCGGTGCAGCTGTGGCTCAAGCACCATCTAGGTTCGCTCGTGGCGACGAACCAGATCTCGCAGATCGAGGCCACCAACATGGGCAGGCTGTCGACGACGCTTGAGGGAGCGTTCGGTTCGATCAGCGCGGTGCTGGTCGGGATCGGCGGCACGCTGGTCGTGCTTATTTTCGGCGTCGTGCTGTCGTACTTCTTGCTCGCCAACAGCGAGGCGATCCGCGATTCCTTCCAAAGCCTGTTCCCGGACCGCCTGCAAGCGCAAGCCCGCTACTTCGCGCGCGAGGTCGGCCGCGTCGTCGGCGGGTTCATCGTCGGCCAGCTCATCCTGGTGGCGATCGCGTTCGCGCTGACGTATCTCGCGTTGCTCGTGATCCGCTCGCCGTTCGCGTTGCTGCTGTCGGTCATCGCCGGTGTGTGCTACGCGATTCCGTACATCGGCGTCGTCGTGGCTTCGGCGGCGGGCTTTCTGCTGGGCGCTCTCACCTCGTGGAAGGTCGGCATCGTCGTCGCGTTGATCATCATGGGCGCAAGCAAGATCACGGACTTCCTCGTCCCCAAGGTGATGGGCGACAGCGTCGGCGTCTCGCCGATCGCCATCATCTTCGCCGTGTTCGCCGGCGGCGAGCTGTTCGGACTGTGGGGGTTGCTGCTGGCAATACCGGCCGCAGCGTTGTTCAAAGTGATCTGGACTTTGTGGCTGCATCCATGGCTGACCGGCAGGCCGGTGGCGATCCCGGATGAGCCGGCCGAGCCCGTAGCTGCGGCGACCGTGGACCAGCCGAGCGTACCCGCGCGTTCAGCCGTCTCGCCGACCGCTTGA
- a CDS encoding HAD-IA family hydrolase — MDRTTRAVFFDAGYTLLCMEPDQKTNFLRSCADLGVEIDHSRLREGIKAASEMLAPRTPAAQKQPFSMAAVDRFWTEYHRVLLAICAAHPEDADRAEAVYRRFTAHLSWRVYDEVRPVLQRLRDRGVTLGIISNWTGDLEDVLRGVELHHHFDFVLDSAHLGWEKPHPEIFLEALRRAGVAPEHALHVGDSPGHDVDGALAAGLRAALLDRDDAHPEFERAPRVSSLDELLTLV, encoded by the coding sequence ATGGACCGAACCACACGGGCAGTCTTTTTCGACGCGGGCTACACGCTCCTTTGCATGGAACCTGACCAAAAGACCAACTTTTTGCGTTCGTGTGCCGATTTGGGCGTCGAAATCGACCATTCGAGGTTGCGCGAAGGCATCAAAGCCGCCTCCGAAATGCTCGCGCCGCGCACCCCGGCCGCGCAGAAACAGCCGTTTTCGATGGCTGCCGTCGACCGCTTCTGGACCGAGTATCATCGCGTGCTGCTGGCGATCTGCGCCGCGCATCCCGAGGATGCGGATCGCGCCGAAGCCGTCTATCGGCGCTTCACCGCGCACTTGAGCTGGCGCGTCTACGACGAAGTGCGTCCTGTTTTGCAGCGGTTGCGCGATCGCGGCGTCACATTGGGGATCATCTCGAACTGGACCGGCGATCTCGAAGACGTGCTGCGCGGCGTCGAGCTGCATCACCATTTCGATTTCGTGCTCGATTCAGCGCATCTGGGGTGGGAGAAGCCCCATCCCGAGATATTCCTGGAGGCGCTGCGCCGTGCCGGCGTCGCGCCCGAACACGCGCTGCACGTCGGCGATTCGCCGGGGCATGACGTCGACGGCGCGCTCGCGGCAGGTTTGCGCGCCGCGCTGCTCGATCGCGACGACGCGCACCCGGAATTCGAACGGGCGCCGCGCGTCTCGTCGCTCGACGAGCTGCTCACCCTGGTCTAG
- a CDS encoding DUF5679 domain-containing protein: MKCKSKREIKNPTQITMKNGRPAVQGECPVCGTKLFKIGASK, from the coding sequence GTGAAATGCAAGTCCAAAAGAGAGATCAAGAACCCGACGCAGATCACCATGAAGAACGGCCGACCAGCGGTGCAGGGCGAATGCCCGGTCTGCGGCACGAAGCTGTTCAAGATCGGGGCTTCGAAGTAA
- a CDS encoding GNAT family N-acetyltransferase — protein sequence MAISIRRAQPDDREFIDSLGKQSASTSLSPIRPASPDAAATAFRRAAEFCADRADGLTLIAQRGGQRAGFLMLLFELTDDVTLQHQAFIVYMAVAPAHRRSGVARALLAAAEEEARARGASHISLMVTQANAPAKALYEQAGFLDERVQMTKSVRAAR from the coding sequence ATGGCGATCTCGATCCGCCGCGCGCAGCCCGATGACCGCGAGTTCATCGATAGCCTCGGCAAGCAAAGCGCCAGCACGAGCCTTTCGCCGATCCGTCCGGCGAGCCCAGATGCGGCGGCCACCGCGTTTCGGCGCGCTGCGGAGTTTTGCGCCGACCGCGCCGACGGCTTGACGCTGATCGCGCAGCGTGGCGGCCAGCGCGCCGGGTTCTTGATGCTGCTGTTCGAGCTCACTGACGACGTCACGCTGCAGCACCAGGCGTTCATCGTCTATATGGCGGTGGCGCCGGCGCACCGGCGCAGCGGCGTGGCCCGGGCGCTGCTCGCAGCGGCGGAAGAAGAGGCACGCGCGCGCGGAGCGTCGCACATTAGCTTGATGGTCACGCAGGCCAACGCGCCCGCCAAGGCGCTGTACGAGCAGGCCGGCTTCCTCGATGAGCGCGTGCAGATGACCAAGTCGGTGCGCGCCGCTCGATGA
- the dprA gene encoding DNA-processing protein DprA gives MDELDLGYVLAVASAGLWSPRALTAWLRALGSPRALVAHVQDSQCSPPPGVEKLSDTTRIRLALVDDNAARAALEAAQTSGARVVTRDDDHYPSALHDLCDAPLVLYVRGDLECLKGRTVAIVGSRAATSYGRSIATAMAADFGAFGATVVSGLARGVDAAAHKGAVDAGVPTVAVLGSGIRALYPRYHALLADEIVAGGGAVLSEFPPDECARAFQFPMRNRVVAALAAATVVIEASTRSGALITARLADELGRAAFALPGDVGRQTSKGTNALIADGVPLVTSAADVAALMSWDRALPIAGRIARAGDPLLQLLDEARSVDELAARCGESAAAISAKLMLLELQGAVELRPGGRYAAVP, from the coding sequence GTGGATGAACTCGATCTTGGCTATGTGCTAGCCGTGGCGAGCGCCGGGCTCTGGTCGCCTCGCGCGCTGACCGCGTGGCTGCGTGCGCTTGGATCGCCGCGCGCGCTTGTCGCGCATGTCCAGGATTCGCAGTGCAGCCCGCCGCCAGGCGTCGAGAAGCTGTCGGACACCACGCGGATTCGCCTCGCGCTCGTCGACGATAACGCCGCTCGCGCCGCGCTAGAAGCAGCTCAAACGTCCGGGGCGCGCGTCGTCACTCGCGACGACGACCACTATCCATCGGCGCTTCACGACCTGTGCGATGCTCCGCTCGTGCTCTACGTGCGCGGCGACCTGGAATGTCTGAAAGGGCGTACGGTGGCGATCGTCGGCAGCCGTGCGGCGACTTCGTATGGCCGCTCGATCGCGACGGCGATGGCAGCCGATTTCGGCGCGTTCGGAGCGACGGTCGTCTCAGGTCTGGCGCGCGGGGTTGACGCGGCAGCGCACAAAGGTGCGGTCGATGCAGGCGTGCCGACCGTCGCCGTGCTGGGCTCGGGCATCCGCGCGCTGTATCCACGTTATCACGCATTGCTCGCCGACGAGATCGTCGCAGGCGGCGGCGCGGTACTATCGGAGTTTCCGCCGGACGAGTGCGCGCGAGCGTTCCAGTTCCCGATGCGCAATCGCGTCGTCGCCGCCCTTGCGGCGGCGACCGTCGTCATCGAGGCCAGCACGCGCAGCGGCGCGCTGATCACGGCGCGCCTTGCGGACGAGCTCGGCCGCGCGGCGTTCGCGTTGCCCGGCGACGTCGGCCGCCAGACCAGCAAGGGCACGAACGCATTGATCGCCGATGGCGTGCCGCTCGTCACCTCGGCCGCTGATGTCGCCGCGCTGATGAGCTGGGATCGGGCACTTCCCATCGCCGGACGGATCGCGCGAGCCGGCGACCCGCTGTTGCAGCTGCTCGACGAGGCGCGCAGCGTGGACGAGTTGGCGGCGCGCTGCGGAGAGAGTGCCGCAGCGATCTCGGCCAAGCTGATGCTGCTCGAACTTCAAGGCGCGGTCGAGCTGCGCCCCGGCGGCCGGTACGCGGCGGTACCCTAG
- the argS gene encoding arginine--tRNA ligase — protein MSRYAQSLDALSAELRARFERAAARAGADAGTLPDVALGPARDPAHGDFATAAALAAGKRWKRNPLELAQTVAADGIARMPGVAALEVKPPGFINLRMAPSFWADAVREALERGRDYGRSDALAQPSPILLEFVSANPTGPLNVVQGRSSSLGATLAAMLRFAGAHVHTETYVNDAGAQLDLLSDSLFARYATLCGVPTPVPEDGYMGEDLVEIAAALRARDGERWLQAPVPERRAALARFARDTIVAQQREDLERFGVVFDRWFSEASLYDAGKVDEVVEWLLKRGVAYEKDGAVWLRSTDFGDDKDRVLRRSDGRPTYLAPDAAYHRDKFERGNRYLIDILGPDHHGYVARIKAVAAALGHPGALEVVIAQQVTLKRGAETVAMSKRAGHVITLREVVDEVGKDAARFFFINRAPESQLIFDLALAVEQSASNPVYYVQYGHARIASILRKAQQTGRTVPLERAHAGADVELLGHPAEIALTRRLADFSRTVAEAARARAPHRLAEYARDVATDFHSFYTECVVLGDDDALASARLSLCMAGMTVLANALGLLGVSAPDAM, from the coding sequence ATGAGCCGTTATGCGCAGTCGCTTGACGCGTTGAGTGCGGAACTGCGCGCGCGTTTCGAACGTGCGGCGGCGCGGGCCGGCGCGGATGCCGGCACATTGCCCGACGTGGCGCTCGGGCCGGCGCGCGATCCGGCGCACGGCGACTTCGCGACCGCAGCCGCGCTGGCCGCGGGCAAGCGCTGGAAACGCAATCCGCTCGAGCTCGCCCAGACCGTGGCGGCGGACGGCATCGCGCGCATGCCCGGCGTGGCCGCGCTGGAAGTCAAACCGCCGGGATTCATCAACCTGCGCATGGCGCCGTCGTTCTGGGCGGACGCCGTGCGCGAGGCGCTCGAACGCGGTCGCGACTATGGACGCTCCGACGCGCTCGCGCAGCCGAGTCCGATCCTGCTCGAATTCGTCTCCGCCAATCCGACCGGCCCGCTCAACGTCGTGCAAGGCCGCTCGAGCTCGCTCGGCGCCACACTCGCCGCGATGCTGCGCTTCGCCGGCGCGCACGTCCATACGGAGACGTATGTCAACGATGCGGGAGCGCAGCTCGACCTGCTTTCCGACTCGCTCTTCGCCCGCTACGCGACGCTCTGCGGCGTGCCGACGCCGGTGCCTGAAGACGGCTATATGGGCGAAGATCTGGTCGAAATCGCTGCGGCGCTGCGCGCGCGCGATGGCGAGCGCTGGCTGCAAGCGCCCGTGCCCGAGCGGCGCGCCGCGCTCGCCCGCTTCGCGCGCGACACGATCGTCGCCCAACAGCGCGAGGACCTCGAGCGCTTCGGCGTCGTCTTCGACCGCTGGTTCTCCGAGGCGTCGCTGTACGATGCCGGCAAGGTCGATGAGGTCGTCGAGTGGCTGCTCAAGCGCGGCGTCGCCTACGAAAAAGACGGCGCGGTCTGGCTGCGCTCGACCGATTTCGGCGACGACAAGGACCGAGTGCTGCGGCGCAGCGACGGCCGGCCGACGTATCTCGCGCCGGACGCCGCCTACCACCGCGACAAATTCGAGCGCGGCAACCGCTACCTCATCGACATCTTAGGCCCCGATCACCACGGCTACGTCGCGCGCATCAAGGCGGTCGCGGCGGCGCTGGGACACCCGGGCGCGCTCGAAGTCGTGATCGCGCAGCAGGTCACCCTCAAGCGCGGCGCCGAGACCGTCGCGATGAGCAAGCGCGCCGGCCACGTGATCACGCTGCGCGAAGTCGTCGACGAGGTCGGAAAGGACGCTGCGCGATTCTTCTTCATCAATCGCGCGCCGGAGTCGCAGTTGATCTTCGACCTTGCGCTCGCCGTCGAGCAATCGGCCAGCAATCCGGTCTACTACGTCCAGTACGGCCATGCGCGCATCGCCTCGATCCTGCGCAAGGCGCAACAGACCGGGCGGACCGTGCCGCTCGAGCGGGCGCACGCGGGCGCCGACGTCGAACTGCTCGGACATCCGGCAGAGATCGCGCTCACCCGGCGCTTGGCTGATTTCAGCCGCACCGTCGCCGAAGCGGCGCGCGCCCGTGCTCCGCATCGCCTCGCCGAGTACGCGCGCGACGTGGCGACCGACTTTCATAGCTTCTATACGGAGTGCGTCGTCCTCGGCGACGACGACGCGCTGGCGAGCGCGCGGCTTTCGCTGTGCATGGCGGGCATGACCGTGCTCGCGAACGCGCTGGGGCTGCTCGGGGTATCGGCTCCCGACGCCATGTGA
- a CDS encoding ABC transporter ATP-binding protein — translation MLKLSGVDAGYGEAQVLWGIDLEVSAGEIVALVGANGAGKSTLLATISGLLAPTSGSIVFNGVDIAGWRAERIVAAGISHVPQGRRLFGGLTVHDNLLMGAFHRSDDEVGSDVERVYAQFPRLRERAEQLAGTLSGGEQQMCAIGRGLMARPKLLLVDELSLGLAPIIVEQLLAVLAALRRDGMTIVLVEQDVLVALETADRGYVIENGRVSLSGKAADILADPHVKNAYLGL, via the coding sequence GTGCTTAAGCTGAGCGGCGTCGACGCCGGCTACGGCGAGGCGCAAGTGCTGTGGGGCATCGACCTCGAGGTCAGCGCGGGCGAGATCGTCGCGCTCGTCGGGGCCAACGGCGCGGGGAAGAGCACGCTGCTCGCCACGATCTCCGGCCTGCTCGCGCCGACGAGCGGCTCGATCGTCTTCAACGGCGTGGACATCGCCGGGTGGAGAGCCGAGCGCATCGTCGCCGCGGGCATCAGCCACGTGCCGCAGGGCCGCCGCCTGTTCGGCGGACTCACGGTGCACGACAATCTTCTCATGGGCGCCTTCCACCGCAGCGATGACGAGGTCGGATCCGACGTCGAGCGCGTGTACGCGCAGTTTCCGCGACTGCGCGAGCGCGCCGAACAGCTCGCGGGCACGCTCTCCGGCGGCGAGCAGCAGATGTGCGCGATCGGCCGCGGCTTGATGGCCCGTCCGAAGCTGCTGTTGGTCGACGAGCTGTCGCTCGGTTTGGCGCCCATCATCGTCGAGCAATTGCTGGCCGTGCTCGCTGCGCTGCGCCGCGACGGCATGACCATCGTGCTCGTCGAACAAGACGTGCTCGTCGCGCTGGAGACCGCGGATCGCGGATACGTCATCGAGAACGGCCGCGTCAGCCTGAGCGGCAAGGCTGCCGACATCCTCGCCGACCCGCACGTCAAGAACGCCTACCTCGGGCTCTAG
- a CDS encoding IclR family transcriptional regulator — MADPGQNGEHTRRERAGVQSVERTLDILESLVDFASEVGLVEISQAVTLPLATVHRLLGTLIRRGYVKQNRQNRKYSLGFRALQMGNDMRQRFSLRLEARPFLQRLMERIGESANLAVLDDGEVVYIDQAQSSKILRMFTQLGNRVPAHSTGSGKVMLAFGAPDAADGVLRRYGMPRRTPHTIIDPGSFREELARIRVQGYALDDEEHEEGVRCLAVPVRDGSGQVVASLSVSGPVTRLGDQQIRDMAAEVVDCGIQLSSRLGYVPEAVATR, encoded by the coding sequence ATGGCCGACCCCGGGCAAAACGGAGAACACACCCGCCGCGAGCGAGCGGGGGTCCAGTCGGTCGAGCGCACCCTGGACATCCTCGAATCGCTGGTGGATTTCGCCTCGGAGGTCGGGTTGGTCGAGATCAGCCAAGCCGTCACGCTGCCCCTGGCGACCGTGCACCGCCTGCTCGGCACCCTCATCCGCCGCGGCTACGTCAAGCAGAACCGGCAAAACCGCAAGTACTCGCTGGGCTTCCGCGCGCTCCAGATGGGCAACGACATGCGCCAGCGCTTCAGCTTGCGCTTGGAGGCACGCCCGTTCTTGCAGCGCCTGATGGAGCGCATCGGTGAAAGCGCCAACCTCGCGGTGCTCGACGACGGCGAGGTCGTGTACATCGATCAGGCGCAGTCATCGAAGATCCTGCGCATGTTCACGCAGCTCGGCAACCGCGTGCCCGCGCACTCGACCGGCAGCGGCAAAGTCATGCTCGCGTTCGGCGCTCCCGACGCCGCCGACGGTGTCTTGCGCCGCTACGGCATGCCGCGCCGCACGCCGCACACCATCATCGATCCGGGCTCATTCCGCGAGGAGCTCGCGCGCATCCGTGTGCAGGGCTACGCGCTCGACGACGAGGAGCACGAAGAAGGCGTGCGTTGTCTGGCGGTGCCGGTCCGCGACGGGTCCGGCCAGGTGGTCGCAAGCTTGAGCGTGTCCGGACCGGTCACGCGCCTGGGTGATCAGCAGATCCGCGACATGGCCGCCGAGGTGGTCGACTGCGGCATACAGCTGTCCAGCCGGCTCGGCTACGTGCCTGAAGCCGTCGCCACGCGCTAA
- a CDS encoding ABC transporter ATP-binding protein → MSAMTAPARSPAVEARGVVVRFGGLVALDGVTLSVARGEILGLIGPNGAGKTTLLSVMAGSQRPTSGGVSVLGHDIARVPTYQIVKFGVARTFQVVKPFANLSVRENVAVGALYGRHGLDRPSRAAFAAADEVLERVGLASEADRPAAELTLAGRKRLEIAKALATDPQVLLLDEVMAGLTPHETDQAMDLLRSVNAAGVTLIVVEHVMKAIMGISQRVAVLHQGRLIAQGPPALVVADALVIEAYLGARYAEGRPRA, encoded by the coding sequence ATGAGCGCCATGACCGCGCCCGCCAGGTCGCCTGCCGTCGAGGCGCGCGGTGTCGTGGTGCGCTTCGGCGGTTTGGTGGCCCTCGACGGCGTCACGCTGTCCGTCGCGCGCGGCGAGATACTCGGTCTCATCGGCCCCAATGGCGCCGGCAAGACGACGCTACTGTCGGTCATGGCCGGTTCGCAGCGCCCGACGTCTGGCGGCGTCAGCGTGCTCGGCCACGACATCGCACGCGTGCCGACCTATCAAATCGTCAAGTTCGGCGTGGCGCGCACGTTCCAGGTCGTCAAGCCATTCGCCAACCTGAGCGTGCGCGAGAACGTCGCGGTCGGGGCGCTCTATGGGCGCCACGGTTTGGATCGCCCGTCGCGCGCCGCTTTCGCGGCCGCCGACGAGGTGCTCGAACGCGTCGGCTTGGCGAGTGAGGCCGACCGTCCGGCAGCGGAGCTGACGCTCGCGGGCCGCAAACGGCTCGAGATCGCCAAAGCGCTGGCGACCGATCCGCAAGTGCTGCTGCTCGATGAAGTGATGGCGGGGCTCACCCCGCACGAGACCGATCAGGCGATGGATCTGCTGCGCAGCGTCAACGCGGCCGGCGTCACGCTCATCGTGGTCGAGCACGTGATGAAAGCCATCATGGGGATCTCGCAACGCGTCGCCGTGCTGCACCAAGGGCGCCTGATCGCGCAGGGGCCGCCCGCGCTGGTGGTCGCCGATGCGTTGGTCATCGAAGCGTACCTGGGCGCGCGGTATGCGGAAGGCCGTCCGCGTGCTTAA
- a CDS encoding 23S rRNA (pseudouridine(1915)-N(3))-methyltransferase RlmH, which translates to MNLTIIAVDKLREAYVRDGCDRFATKLAPYLPVNVIEIKPAAMEAEGNAMLGRVDPDSVVWALDREGDMLSSPGLAQRLAAAERSGRRRLTLLIGGAEGLAAACLERADFRWSLSPLTFLHEMARLIALEQLFRAVKINRCEPYHR; encoded by the coding sequence ATGAACCTGACGATCATCGCCGTGGACAAGCTGCGCGAAGCGTACGTGCGCGACGGTTGCGACCGCTTCGCCACCAAGCTCGCGCCCTATCTTCCGGTGAACGTCATCGAGATCAAGCCGGCGGCGATGGAGGCCGAGGGCAACGCGATGTTGGGGCGCGTCGATCCCGACAGCGTGGTATGGGCGCTCGACCGCGAGGGCGACATGCTTTCGTCGCCTGGGTTGGCGCAACGTCTCGCGGCGGCCGAGCGCTCCGGCCGGCGAAGATTGACCCTGTTGATCGGCGGTGCGGAAGGTCTCGCGGCGGCCTGCCTCGAGCGCGCAGATTTCCGCTGGTCGCTGTCTCCGCTGACGTTCTTGCACGAGATGGCTCGTCTGATCGCGCTCGAGCAATTGTTCCGAGCGGTGAAGATCAATCGCTGCGAGCCCTATCACCGCTGA
- the nrdR gene encoding transcriptional regulator NrdR, which produces MVCPACRNGDTRVIDSRDDENAVRRRRECQSCRHRFTTYERTEAARLFIVKKDGRREPYNRDKVLAGLRRACEKRPISESQMQEIADNVERELYARGESEVPSGTVGELVMSALRTLDKVAYIRFASVYRSFTDLNSFQEELAQLQTKNE; this is translated from the coding sequence ATGGTGTGTCCGGCTTGCCGCAACGGCGATACGCGTGTCATCGACAGCCGCGATGACGAGAACGCTGTTCGCCGCCGGCGCGAATGCCAATCGTGCCGCCATCGCTTCACCACCTACGAGCGCACCGAAGCGGCTCGCCTCTTCATCGTCAAAAAAGATGGGCGGCGCGAGCCGTATAACCGCGACAAAGTGCTCGCCGGTCTGCGCCGGGCGTGCGAGAAACGTCCGATCTCCGAGAGCCAGATGCAAGAGATCGCCGACAACGTCGAGCGTGAGCTCTACGCGCGCGGCGAAAGCGAAGTGCCCTCGGGCACGGTCGGCGAGCTGGTGATGAGCGCGCTGCGAACGCTCGACAAGGTCGCCTACATCCGCTTCGCCTCCGTCTACCGCTCGTTCACCGACCTCAACTCGTTCCAAGAAGAGCTCGCCCAATTGCAGACCAAGAACGAATAG